Proteins from one Pyrobaculum neutrophilum V24Sta genomic window:
- the ndhC gene encoding NADH-quinone oxidoreductase subunit A, whose product MVAVVVFVALFLALLLALVLISYLLAPRKPSDVKHRRFEAGGPPYGTVQRRLVMQYIGYIYLVTVVEAALGLAIVAVLTNNYPLPLALSIALLMAAVAAVVARYYKTLADARRWGGGAR is encoded by the coding sequence ATGGTAGCGGTCGTTGTCTTCGTAGCGCTCTTCCTCGCGCTCCTACTTGCTCTGGTGTTGATCAGCTACCTCCTGGCGCCCCGTAAGCCCTCAGACGTTAAACACAGGCGGTTCGAGGCAGGCGGGCCGCCTTACGGCACAGTGCAGAGGAGGCTGGTGATGCAGTACATCGGGTACATATACCTAGTGACCGTGGTCGAAGCGGCGCTGGGCCTCGCCATAGTGGCCGTTTTAACGAACAACTACCCCCTCCCCCTGGCGCTGTCTATAGCCCTCCTCATGGCCGCGGTCGCCGCGGTTGTTGCCCGTTATTACAAGACGCTGGCAGACGCCAGAAGGTGGGGCGGAGGCGCCCGTTAG